ATGACACTATAACTGTATACTTTTCACTTTCAATTTTCGAGACAgatacatatacatatacatatatacaaatatgCCTGCTAAGTTTTATCCTGGTCCAATTGCTTTATCGAGATTtagaattaataatttggttaaaaatattattcaaaactATAATAGTTCAGATGATTCATTGATTACAGATATTCATACTTCGtttattcattttgttGATTTCAATGAAAACTTGATTTCTGATGAAGAcgatttgaatttgttgaaaattttattgacttatgataatgaactgactgaaaatgataaattattatctgatgctattgaaaacaatttgaaaaatgcTTCTTTACCTGAAAATTATCATATTATTAGGATTGTTCCAAGGTATGGTACTATTTCTCCATGGTCATCAAAGGCTactaatattattcaagTCTGTGGTTTAggtgaaaaaataaaaagagtAGAGAGAGGTATtgcaattttatttaaatgtaacgatgaaaaattgattgaGTTCTGGAAAAATGaatcatttaattctttcacATCTGTATTCGATAAAATGACCCATTCTATATTCATTGATGATGAATTCCCTGCtcttgaaaaaatattcaataacgACACTCCAAAACCATTGGTCCATGTTCCATTGGTCTCTAATGATAAAGATCCAAGAGAAGTGTTGAAAAAAGCTAATATTAAACTGGGATTAGCACTGGATGACgatgaaattaattatttggTCAATGcatttgtaaatattttgcaTAGAAATCCAACTGATGTGGAATTATTCATGTTTGCTCAAGTTAATTCGGAGCATTGTCGTCACAAGATCTTCAATGCTGATTGGACTATAGACAATGAAAAAAAGgatttatctttatttaaaatgataCAAAATACTCATAATCTTACAAAAGAGTTTATTATAAGCGCATATTCAGATAATGCTGCTGTTATTGACACGCAAAATGAGGCTTATTATTTTGCTCCAGAATTTAACACTAAAAATTGGACCTCTgtgaaagaaaatatcccacttttaataaaagtCGAAACACATAATCATCCAACTGCTGTTTCTCCATTCCCAGGTGCCGCAACTGGTTCAGGGGGTGAAATAAGAGATGAAGGTGCCACCGGCAGAGGTTCTAAGACAAAGTGTGGATTAAGTGGGTTTTCTGTCAGTGATCTTTTGATTCCAAACCATAGACAACCATGGGAGTTAGATGTTTCAAAACCTTCTCACATTGCGTCAGCTTTTGATATTATGAAGGAAGCCCCACTGGGTTCTGCTGCTTTCAATAACGAATTTGGTAGACCGTGTATAAATGGTTACTTCCGTACTCTATTAACTAAGGTGTTGGATTCCgataataaagaagagTTGCGTGGATTTCACAAACCTATTATGATTGCTGGTGGATTTGGCACTGTCAGACCACAATTTGCATTAAAGGACAAGCCAATCACGCCAGGTTCCTGTCTTGTTGTTTTGGGTGGGGAATCTATGCTAATTGGTTTAGGTGGTGGTGCTGCCTCATCCGTTGCCTCTGGTGTTGGATCTGCCGATTTGGATTTTGCATCTGTTCAAAGAGGTAATCCAGAAATGGAACGTCGTTGTCAACAAGTTATTGACGCATGTGTTTCATTAGATACAAAAAATCCAATCCAGTCTATTCATGATGTTGGTGCTGGTGGTCTATCAAATGCCTTACCAGAATTGGTACATGACAACAACTTAGGAGCTGTTTTTAACataagaaatattttgtcaTTGGAGCCAGGCATGTCTCCTATGGAAATTTGGTGCAATGAATCCCAAGAACGTTATGTTCTTGGTGTTGCAAAGGAGGACTTAACagtttttgaagaaatttgTAAAAGAGAAAGAGCACCATACTCTGTTGTTGGACATGCAACAGAAGAACAAAGATTGGTTGTTGAAGATCCTTTATTTGAATCtaaaacaattgatttaGATTTATCAATCTTATTCGGTAAACCTCCAAAGATGTCAAAATCAGCTATCACTGAGCCATTAAACTTACCTGAGATTGATTACTCTGTTATTCCATCACTAGATGATGCTGTAAGCAGGGTTTTGAGTTTACCAGCAGTTGGatctaaatcatttttgatTACCATTGGTGATAGATCTGTCACTGGCTTGATAGATAGAGATCAATTTGTTGGCCCATGGCAAGTTCCTGTAGCTGACGTTGGTGTGACAGGTACATCTCTAGGTCCAGAAATTGTGTCAACCGGTGAAGCATTAGCTATGGGTGAAAGACCAATTAACGCATTAATTTCTGCATCCGCATCTGCCAAACTATCTGTTGCAGAATCTCTATTGAATCTGTTTGCAGCTGATgttaaatctttaaaacatgttaaattatctgCCAATTGGATGTCTTCCGCATCTCATAAAGGTGAAGGCacaaaattatatgaaGCTGTTCAGGCAATTGGATTAGATTTATGTCCAGATCTAGATATTTCAATCCCAGTTGGTAAAGATTCGATGTCCATGCAAATGAGATGGGATGATAAGGAAGTTACCATTCCGTTATCCTTAGTTGTTACAGCATTTGCACCAGTTAATAATACTTCTAAAACATGGACACCATTATTAGACAGATCATCTGagaattcattattagTTCATGTTGATTTATCAAACttacaaaaagaaaaatcatTAGGCGGCTCATCTTTATTACAAGTGTATAATCAGGTTGGTAACCGTTCACCAACCGTATATGACAATAAGGTTCTAAAATCCTTTTTGGAAGCAATTATTGAACTACATCAGACAGATATCGTATCTGCTTACCACGATGTATCAGATGGTGGTTTGTTAGTAACATTATTAGAAATGTCATTTGCTTCAAGATGTGGTTTGGATATTACTATTGATTTCTCTAGATATGAGAGCGAGTACATTccattatttaatgaagaaattggtTCAGTATTCCAAGTTTCAGAGAgtaaaattgatttattcagaaatattttaaaagatcATGGTATCTCTGAAGATTTTATTCAGATTGTTGCTAAACCTACTTTTAATTCACAAGCAATTAGAATTTTAAGTGAGGACAATATGCTAGTATATGAAAATACTAGAGGTAAATTGCAAAGTATCTGGTCAAAAACCTCTTACTTGATGCAAAAATTAAGGGATAACCCAGATTCTGCAGAcgaagaatttgaaaacatCAAAGATGACTCTGATCCTGGTTTACATTACGACTTATCATTTGATGTAACTGATGACATGAAGATTGGTTCTCAACTTTCTTCATTTAAGCCTAAGGTAGCAATTTTAAGAGAGCAAGGTGTGAATGGTCAAATGGAAATGGCTTGGTGTTTTCAACAAGCTGGCTTTACTTCAGTTGATGTCACAATGACTGATTTAATCAATGGAAGAGTTCATTTAAATGACTTCATTGGTTTTGCTGCTTGTGGTGGTTTTTCATACGGCGATGTGCTCGGTGCAGGTGCAGGTTGGGCTAAATCCGTTCTATACCATGAACATGTTCGTCAACAATTTATTACCTTTTTCCAAGAGCGTCAAGATACGTTCGCATTCGGTGCATGCAACGGGTGCCAATTTTTGAGTAGATTAAAGAGCATTATTCCAGGTGCTAAAAATTGGCCAAGTTTCGAAAAAAATGTAAGTGAACAGTATGAAGCTCGTACATCTATGGTTGAAATTGTTCACACTACTGGACCAGAAACAGTATTTTTAAACGGCATGATTGGATCTAGAATGCCAATAGCTGTTGCACACGGTGAGGGTAAAACTACTTTTGCCAGTGACAGCgaaatgaataaatttgaGAATGCCAGTTTAACTGCTATTAGATATATCGATAATTATGGTAACCATACTAGCAAATATCCTTATAATCCAAATGGTTCTGCTCATGCAATCGCAGGTATCAGGTCACCAAATGGAAGAGTTTTGGCTATGATGCCACATCCTGAAAGAGTATGTAGATTGGAAGCAAATTCTTGGTACGAACCTGATAAATATGATGAATGGAAGGGATATGGCCCTTGGATTAGACTATTCAGATCAGCTAGAAGATGGGTTGGTTAAGTTATATTCAAAGTAAATAAGtatgatataatatttacatGACATTAATATagttattttatcatttaatacGAACATGTACACCAATAATCACTTAGCCGTATATTCGATTAcctaaatatatataagaagtGATGCTGTATTTAATaactaaaataaatttacatcgtttaaaatattacacAAGAGCGGGTTAAAACGGCGGATTTATTTTGCACTTAGACGGTGAAAATACTCCATATCAGTTGCTGATGAATGCATATCACCTTATCTTAGAAGCTTCAGCTTTCGAAAAGGGATTAGGAAATATTAAGAAATGGTGTGCTAATACTTCCAATGAAGTTAAATTGAGTCTATATATCCCAACTTTCACCTTGAAAGAGTTAGATTTCCAACGttataaaaacaaaagtTTTATAGCTCGTGAGTCacttaaatttattgaacaagttgaagaaagaaatgaaaGGATCAAGAAGAACCAGAAGAGCAATCtagatattattattgaattccCCGATATGTTGGATTTAGTATTGTGGTCAGAAGTGTTAGAACTTGCAGGTTCAAAGCATGAGGATGCTTTTAACAAATTGCCTAAGAgattgaagaatttattaaagagttgcatatatttatgtcaTCTCAGTAGTGAATTTGATGACGATCGTAAGTGGTTGTTAGTATCAGAGAATCATGAAATTCAAGAATTAGCGTGTATATGTAAAATTCCTGTTATTTCGGTTATTGATGCTGATGctgaattatcaaaaaatatgaatagaagagaatttcaattaactcaaaattttaataagaaGATTACTGAATCTGGAAGAACAGAAAAGAATAATGAAGGTCAGAATGTGGTGAAGactaaatttgataaaacagTTTATGCATCTAGAGGTTCTGGTATTTTATGGGCTCCTTAACGTATCATCTGCATATTTTCCGATTGTATGTTAAAAACCAAAGACCAGAAGGATTCATCGGTTGAATTTCGTATTATAACAAGATTTTTTTCGTATCAATAAAGTCGCTGTTATTtctgataaaattaattatcaTGCCTAACTTGTTTATCCTTTTATGATGAACAATAATTCTCCTTATTAGGGTTTAACTAATTTCTCGACTCATAAGAAATGtgtaatttcttttattaacaTAGGCCAACATTTGCTAATGGAACCTTAAGGAAGTTGTCCGAGACACATTATGTTAGCAAGAAATGTAAGTTTGCCACATATTTAACGTTCGTGTAACTCAAGTacatgtttatatatagatatgcAAAATGGTTAAAAAGAATTACtatagaaaaatattcaatttactTGTTAATTAATTGTCAGAAAAATGTCAATGGTTGTATTCATCGAATAGTTGTACTGAAACTTCCATTCTAACATTAGAGATGccagaaaataaaatattaggTAATTGcaataatgaaatcatcatgtaaaaaaattaacaataaaaagaatGTAGTAGTTGTGAACTGCTACTATAACGTTCTTCATATAATTCAGTGGactaaatataaattacaaaTCCTTTTGCAAACATTTCACATTTAATCTACTgaatattgaagaatataattCTTTCCCATACTAGTTGCATCGAAAGAGAAACTAGAAGCCTGACTCCTATCAAACTACATAGAGACGTTGGACAGTCTTCAAACTGCACCTTTCTATAACTCTTAAGAAACGTTCTAAACTAACTATCAGTTAATATTGAGGTCAGAAGTTATTGTGAGAGTTTGTTCTTAATTGTGgctcttatatatataaaataattttcaattttaaatttttattttgaaaaaaaattttgtcGCAGAAAACAAGGTGTCGGGTAATTTGTATAGTAGTTATTAGGGTTGAGACTAAGTGTCACAAATGTTTGCGATGTCATTAATTGAAGAGTGTGTATATTGGTCTAAATATCATAAGCCATTATAAATGTGAGTTTTTTTGTAGCTATACGTTGGTACAAcgttaaaaataaatgtttatgtatatatatgtgaaCATTTTACGATTGTACTAATTTTGTGGTGTACAATTCATTATCTACTTCTCCTGATATGCCTTTCgtttctaaatttttacaGTCTATTTGTAATCGTTCTATTTTAGAATGCAtactatttatttcattattaaattgttcttgtttttgtaatattgCTTTTCTCCAGTCTTGGAATTTGGTCTCTTCTAATGCTACAACATCattaaatttctttttggTTTCCCATTGTTTGTGAACATATTCCTGGCTCCATTCTAAAACAATAGAATCTATAAagtttttatcaaatatttggtagcaaatataattctttaatcCGTTTTTATCGAAATCTTCGTAATCAAATGTACTCAATATATCTCTTAGTTCTTGGGATATTTCGACACCGCCAACTAATTCGGAAGATTGAGTCTGCACTATTTCTTTACATTTTAATAACCTTGTCTTTAACAGAGTAGCTCTGCAAGTTTCGTAGTAATCTTCAGtattgaaaattaaatcTGGTAGGTATTTGTTGAACAATAAGTCTCTCAACAAAGCAAAATCTGAATGCCCTGGATTCTCTACTTCAACTTTACCCCATCCATAGTTCCTACCATAAACTATTTCGCCTCTctcattttttattcttttatctGATGATATAATGCTGTATGGagcatttttaattaagtCATCATAGTAAGAGTCGTTTGAATCTAAAAACTGACATACTTCTATATTTTGTATCTCCAAAATTTGTCTAATATCTAGTTTGAAATCTACTAACTCTTTTTTGGTAAGGGTGTCAGCCTTTGCTATCACAGGAATTAAATTAACTCTCTTCGATAATTCTTTCATTGTTACAACATCTAAAGTTGTTAATCCTTTATTTATGGGCTCAATAAAGTATATACAACAATGAACTCTTCCATCATTCATCATTGTTCTATCTGGTTGTTCCTCTTGAAAAATGTTGGTTCGTATTTTCTCATCAATATGATTAGTCAGAGGAGTCCAACTAAATGCACTATTCATCTTACTTCCAAATCCAGGTGTGTCAATAACCGTTAAGTTTACTTTACAATTGTTTCCCACAAGATTGGCTTTATGAATAGTAATAAGTTTTGTAGGCGGCATAGTTATGTCCACTTCCATAGTATGTGTTCTATAATCACTTAcagataataaattttcaccaAACAAAGTGTTAATAAATGTCGACTTGCCTAGTCCATACTGTCCAGCCACCATGACTGTAAAGTTGATACCCTTATCCTTAATTATCCTTTCCTTTTGCTTGATTATTAAATCTATTCCGACATGATAATCTTCTTTGAAGTTTGTGCTCTCTGACATGGTCTTGGAAACTGAAGAATTAGATaccttttctttttcaaatattgataactGTTGATAACTCTcaagaatattattaatctCAGCAGATCCCCCAGAATTATGACAGTATTTGTTGTAGTCGTTATCGTCATTCTTGTTATTGTCATCGCcaatattatcttcattttcactTGCTTCAaagttattaatatttttaaatgcCTCTTGGTTGGACTCTAATAAGACAGAATCGTTGACGTCAGTGACACCATTAGACACCACTTGAATTGGTGTAGAGTGTGTTGCATATTGGCCTTGACTAATTAAGGTTTCTTTCTCCATATTCTTATCTTCTTTGGTTTTTATAACTTCacaattaattttagaaTAGAACATGATAGTTGAAATAAACTACATGTAGTAATAAAGCATTAAATAGTGCAAtgattcaaaaacatttctttaatatttaatatttatattttaattgtattttGTTTGTGTCATTTGCGATGACAAAAATTGTTGTTCCAGAAAAACATTTGGAAGAGAGATTCATTAAAGTTTCAGTTTTCAATGGtggatatatataatgtatGGAAATACCAATATTATTGAGTAACTAGACATTGAAATACTTATTATAAATCTGGTGCTTTACATATGCTAAGATGATAATCaatcaaaagaaaacacACAGATAGAAGTGCAAGTTGATGTGGTTTAATGTGGCAAAAATCTACCCAAATACAATACCATGTCTATAAAATCCTTATATTGTATTGAGGCAATGCCTTCTTTATTCACATCATGTTTTCTAAAAAGTTTGGATAAACGTACTAACCAAATAAGTGATTCAACAAACTTatcaaatttcaattctttacTATTTACAGCCTGATTTATGAACTCTGCGTATtgttcaaataatttttcagttaCTTCAAAGGGTATCAAATAACCCAATTCTTGTAAAGCATTATGATATTCATTAACATTAAGAGTGCATGAACGGTTTATATCGTTATCAACATAAATAACCCTCCAATTTTTAACTTTCTTATAAAGTGCGACGAATTCTTGTTGATTAATTGTACCAAATCTTGTAGCACCGAAGAGATTAACTAATGCGTCAATGGCTGATATGCAAAAATATGAACCATCATCATTTTGTAGGAAATTCTGTAGTTCCTCGGCTGTAAGTCTTCCTCTACCTTTACTATCATGATTAGAGAAAAGAGTCAAtgctattttattatcCCTATCTTCTTTTGCACTAGGGGAATTGGTGATTGGTGTCTGGTTTACTGCTCCTAAAGAACTCAAACTAGAATGTCTCTGTTGATCTACCTGCGGTAAAGAAGGGTTGGGGACATTGTTAATTAGAGGTGGCCTTTGCTGTATAATTGCCTTATTTCTATCAAACACAGGAACTGAATTATGAACAGCATTATGCTGGTATttatatgaaatattatttggaGGAGTATTCTGGAATTGGCTTTGTATGTTATTAACCGGAGGGGTTCTGTTGGCATATGATTGGTTATAGGAATTGTGACTCCAGTTTCTCGCATCTCGCCCGTTACCTGGAGGAATGCCCACACTTGGTGGAGCTGAATAGATACGTGTATCAACCCcaactttattattatttacttcATACATTCGTTGCC
The sequence above is drawn from the Tetrapisispora phaffii CBS 4417 chromosome 2, complete genome genome and encodes:
- the NMD4 gene encoding Nmd4p (similar to Saccharomyces cerevisiae NMD4 (YLR363C); ancestral locus Anc_4.205); translated protein: MNAYHLILEASAFEKGLGNIKKWCANTSNEVKLSLYIPTFTLKELDFQRYKNKSFIARESLKFIEQVEERNERIKKNQKSNLDIIIEFPDMLDLVLWSEVLELAGSKHEDAFNKLPKRLKNLLKSCIYLCHLSSEFDDDRKWLLVSENHEIQELACICKIPVISVIDADAELSKNMNRREFQLTQNFNKKITESGRTEKNNEGQNVVKTKFDKTVYASRGSGILWAP
- the ADE6 gene encoding phosphoribosylformylglycinamidine synthase (similar to Saccharomyces cerevisiae ADE6 (YGR061C); ancestral locus Anc_4.207) gives rise to the protein MPAKFYPGPIALSRFRINNLVKNIIQNYNSSDDSLITDIHTSFIHFVDFNENLISDEDDLNLLKILLTYDNELTENDKLLSDAIENNLKNASLPENYHIIRIVPRYGTISPWSSKATNIIQVCGLGEKIKRVERGIAILFKCNDEKLIEFWKNESFNSFTSVFDKMTHSIFIDDEFPALEKIFNNDTPKPLVHVPLVSNDKDPREVLKKANIKLGLALDDDEINYLVNAFVNILHRNPTDVELFMFAQVNSEHCRHKIFNADWTIDNEKKDLSLFKMIQNTHNLTKEFIISAYSDNAAVIDTQNEAYYFAPEFNTKNWTSVKENIPLLIKVETHNHPTAVSPFPGAATGSGGEIRDEGATGRGSKTKCGLSGFSVSDLLIPNHRQPWELDVSKPSHIASAFDIMKEAPLGSAAFNNEFGRPCINGYFRTLLTKVLDSDNKEELRGFHKPIMIAGGFGTVRPQFALKDKPITPGSCLVVLGGESMLIGLGGGAASSVASGVGSADLDFASVQRGNPEMERRCQQVIDACVSLDTKNPIQSIHDVGAGGLSNALPELVHDNNLGAVFNIRNILSLEPGMSPMEIWCNESQERYVLGVAKEDLTVFEEICKRERAPYSVVGHATEEQRLVVEDPLFESKTIDLDLSILFGKPPKMSKSAITEPLNLPEIDYSVIPSLDDAVSRVLSLPAVGSKSFLITIGDRSVTGLIDRDQFVGPWQVPVADVGVTGTSLGPEIVSTGEALAMGERPINALISASASAKLSVAESLLNLFAADVKSLKHVKLSANWMSSASHKGEGTKLYEAVQAIGLDLCPDLDISIPVGKDSMSMQMRWDDKEVTIPLSLVVTAFAPVNNTSKTWTPLLDRSSENSLLVHVDLSNLQKEKSLGGSSLLQVYNQVGNRSPTVYDNKVLKSFLEAIIELHQTDIVSAYHDVSDGGLLVTLLEMSFASRCGLDITIDFSRYESEYIPLFNEEIGSVFQVSESKIDLFRNILKDHGISEDFIQIVAKPTFNSQAIRILSEDNMLVYENTRGKLQSIWSKTSYLMQKLRDNPDSADEEFENIKDDSDPGLHYDLSFDVTDDMKIGSQLSSFKPKVAILREQGVNGQMEMAWCFQQAGFTSVDVTMTDLINGRVHLNDFIGFAACGGFSYGDVLGAGAGWAKSVLYHEHVRQQFITFFQERQDTFAFGACNGCQFLSRLKSIIPGAKNWPSFEKNVSEQYEARTSMVEIVHTTGPETVFLNGMIGSRMPIAVAHGEGKTTFASDSEMNKFENASLTAIRYIDNYGNHTSKYPYNPNGSAHAIAGIRSPNGRVLAMMPHPERVCRLEANSWYEPDKYDEWKGYGPWIRLFRSARRWVG
- the PEF1 gene encoding Pef1p (similar to Saccharomyces cerevisiae PEF1 (YGR058W); ancestral locus Anc_4.203): MCAKKLNYAAGDDLKLYATPEEAMREGKRQLEEEKLRRQRMYEVNNNKVGVDTRIYSAPPSVGIPPGNGRDARNWSHNSYNQSYANRTPPVNNIQSQFQNTPPNNISYKYQHNAVHNSVPVFDRNKAIIQQRPPLINNVPNPSLPQVDQQRHSSLSSLGAVNQTPITNSPSAKEDRDNKIALTLFSNHDSKGRGRLTAEELQNFLQNDDGSYFCISAIDALVNLFGATRFGTINQQEFVALYKKVKNWRVIYVDNDINRSCTLNVNEYHNALQELGYLIPFEVTEKLFEQYAEFINQAVNSKELKFDKFVESLIWLVRLSKLFRKHDVNKEGIASIQYKDFIDMVLYLGRFLPH
- the SPR3 gene encoding septin SPR3 (similar to Saccharomyces cerevisiae SPR3 (YGR059W); ancestral locus Anc_4.204), with the protein product MFYSKINCEVIKTKEDKNMEKETLISQGQYATHSTPIQVVSNGVTDVNDSVLLESNQEAFKNINNFEASENEDNIGDDNNKNDDNDYNKYCHNSGGSAEINNILESYQQLSIFEKEKVSNSSVSKTMSESTNFKEDYHVGIDLIIKQKERIIKDKGINFTVMVAGQYGLGKSTFINTLFGENLLSVSDYRTHTMEVDITMPPTKLITIHKANLVGNNCKVNLTVIDTPGFGSKMNSAFSWTPLTNHIDEKIRTNIFQEEQPDRTMMNDGRVHCCIYFIEPINKGLTTLDVVTMKELSKRVNLIPVIAKADTLTKKELVDFKLDIRQILEIQNIEVCQFLDSNDSYYDDLIKNAPYSIISSDKRIKNERGEIVYGRNYGWGKVEVENPGHSDFALLRDLLFNKYLPDLIFNTEDYYETCRATLLKTRLLKCKEIVQTQSSELVGGVEISQELRDILSTFDYEDFDKNGLKNYICYQIFDKNFIDSIVLEWSQEYVHKQWETKKKFNDVVALEETKFQDWRKAILQKQEQFNNEINSMHSKIERLQIDCKNLETKGISGEVDNELYTTKLVQS